The genome window acatGCACCTTCCTCGAAACTGCAACTCCCTCCCATTTTCTATTCATGTGGCTAAGATTGTTTTATACTAGTAGAAAATTTTCCCTTGACTGTCATTGTTAAAAACGATGACATATCAACATCCCGTAGTTACATAACAAATACCGTAGaataatataagaaataaaagtCCCATTGGATGCAAATCACAATTGTAGCCCACTAGCCCCTGGATTAGATATCATTGAATATTTGCTTTCATAGGccaataaaacattttttatttttttgcaacgCACTCCACAAATTGGCAAACGTTGAATTTAAAACAATGATTGACTTGATGTTGGCCTAAGAGCTCTAATAAGAAATTGGTCATTGAttaaatttgaagagactccAAGTATCCAAGaatggttttaaaattttcagttcTAGCCTAAggtgtaaccaaaaaaaaaaaaaaaacttcagcTACTATATATAGATAGCTAGAGAGATTTCAGATTTCCATTATTTCGTAGTAAAATATGGTTCAATTCCATATTGTTCCAAAAGTCTTTCAATTGCATATGCTCTTTGTCTTCCTTGCCCTCCTATGGGATCTGGCCTATGCTGACCCTCCATATCCCAATTGTTCAAACAACGGTAACTATACAGTTACTAGTTCATTTCAGAATAATCTTAACAATATCCTCCATTCTTTATCCTCGAATGCTTCCATTTCCAAATTCTACAATACATCCACTGGCAATGGCACAGATAGAGTTTATGGTCTCTACATGTGCCTCGACTATATTACAAACGAAAGCTGCCACGACTGCATAACTACGGCTTCACACGATATGTTGAAGCTTTGTCCAAGCACAACAGAAGCAGTGGTCTGGGAGGAGTATTGTCAATTGCGCTACTCCAACAAAAGTTTCTTTGGCATATTAGATGTCACAGGAAATATTCCCTTAGATAACAAGAAGAATAATTCACAACCAGAAGAGTTCAAATCTATTGTGAACGTGACATTGAATACGCTTGCTTATCAGGCAGCTTTCAATCTTTCAGCTAACATGTATGATACTGGAGAAGCAGCCTTTCAAGAGAAAACAATTTATGCTTTAGTACAGTGCACTAGAGACCTGTCTGCCAATGACTGTAATTTATGCCTTCAGAGTGCTACAGCAGATATTTTGAGGATCTACTATTACTCCGTTGGTGCAAGACTTCTCAGTCGTAGTTGCTTCTTGAGATATGAATTGTATTCCTTTTATGGAGGAACACCTAACTCTCCTGGTTCTTCACAAGTGGGAGGTAATTAATTGCAAACAATAAcatcaattttgattttataatattcaCAAGTGACAATCAATAACTAGCTGCAAATGATTACTTTCAAATGCAGGTGGTCAAATGAAATTGTGGATGATTGTAGTTGTTACTGTTGTATCAGCATGCTTGGTGATGGTCCTTCTGGGTTCCTATGTTTACTATCGTATGACGAATAAAAATGGTAAGAAAAACATGTAATTATATACATTTAGAATAAATCATAGTTTTGGTGCCTGAAATTTGAAAAAGGTTCGATTTTGGTACAAAATATTTGGATTTGGCctcaaattttttacaaaaggTAACAATTTTGTCCCATGTCCATGGGCTCCATTCAATTTCAGTCTCTTAATTAACATTTGGTTAGTTCAATTTTGGTCACTAAATATGGGATTGATTTGATTATAGTCCTTTAAATACGTGATTGATTTGACTtgatcttttaaaaatattgggTATCCTATATCCCATTAGTCACCCAAATTGAAAAGTAGATGAAATGACCAGATTTTTCCCcttctgaaatttttgggaccaaatttgattgttttaGATTTGAGAGGTCAAAATCAAACCTACACCAAATTTCAAGGACAGAAATATgtaactcatatatatatatatatatatatatatatatatatctataattttctactttttctttttatcttatgATACTGCCATTCAATTCAGgcaagaagaaaattttagaacATGGAATAATTCAAAACATTGGTAGTTCCAGTAACTCAGACATCCATCACCTGCATTTTCAAGGAAGATATGAATCGAAATCTCAGGAGTTCCCCTATTTTAATTTGGCATCTCTGCAAGCAGCTACCAACAACTTTGGTGATTCAAATAAGCTTGGGCAAGGTGGCTTTGGTCCTGTTTACAAGGTTACAGCGTTTCTTAGGGCTCATTtagaaaagtttgttttcaaCTTACTGACTTATGTACAATTTTTAAAGCTATATTTTTATAGATGCAATTGTATTTTTGTCTCCTTTATTTTCAAGCATGATCTAagtcaataaaaataatctctctTAGACTAGCACTAAACAAAGCAATACCAATGATGATtataataaaagggaaaagtCCATCCTTGATTTCtaattttacaatttgaagaattattcatttcacttttatgtTAACTAGTTGAAACAACCAATGATCTTTTGTAGGGCATACTAAGCGATGGAAAGGAAGTAGCAATTAAGAGGCTCTCATGCTACTCTGAGCAGGGTTCAGAGGAATTCACAAATGAAGTTCTACTAATAATGAAACTTCAACACAAAAATCTTGTCAGGCTTCTGGGGTTTTGCATAGATGGAGAGGAAAAGCTACTTGTCTATGAATTCATGCCCAACAGTAGCCTAGATGTCATTCTCTTTGGTTTGTTAATTTCCTCACAACTTTATATTTTCTTAGCTCTTGAATTGACTTTTTACATATTCAGGAATAACTACTAAATACATTTCATTAACTTCAATAATGACTTCTTTGAAgctattgattttcttttgacttTTGATGGTTAAGATCCAAGGAATCGTGCAAAACTCAATTGGAGCATACGTCTTAATATAATAACTGGAATTGCACGTGGAATTCTTTATCTTCATGAGGATTCTCGACTTAGAATTATTCATAGGGACTTAAAAGCTAGCAATGTGTTGTTGGACTATGAAATGAACCCTAAGATCTCAGACTTTGGAATGGCAAGGATCTTTGCAGAAAATGAAGGTGCAACTAATACTACTACAATAGTGGGGACATAGTAAgtacacttttttaaaaataattttcaattatattccTTAGAGTCAATTGGATGTTTAAAAATGATGTACTCTTTTTGAAAGAAATTCATACTATGCCATATAGTAAATGAATGAAGGAGCTGAAAAGATTAGAGTTACAGGTATTAATCATGaagaataaaaatgtttttctaaTTATTTCTTCTCTATATTTTGTTTAGTGGATACATGGCTCCAGAATATGCTATGGGAGGAATATATTCTATTAAGTCTGATGTGTTTAGTTTTGGAGTACTCTTGCTTGAGATCATATCTGGGAAGGGAAATGCTGGCTTCCATCAATCAAAACGTGCTTCTAGCCTTCTAGCATATGTAAGTTTATTTGTCTTAAGTCAGGACCATACTTCTGAGGTTCACATTGCAGTAAAAAATGATCTATAAACGCATTGAATCATGGTGCAGGCATGGAAACTATGGAATGAAGGAAAGGCATTGGAGCTAATGGATCCTTTATTGATTGACTCGTTCAATAGAGATGAATTTCTAAGATACGTACAAATTGGACTTTTGTGTGTTCAAGAAGATGCATCTGATAGGCCAACAATGTCAGGTGTGGTTTTAATGTTGAAAAGTGAAACTGTGAGTCTTAGCCCACCTGAACGACCTGCCTTTTCGATGGGTAGATTCACTGATAACAACGATACTGATCCTGATTGTCTCTCTGTTTCCGGCTTATCAATTTCCAGTATTAGGCCACGGTGAAGGATCCATCCATAAATGGATTTGAAACTTCATTAATGTATTATATGATTATGTCATTCGTGTGTGTTGTACAGAAACAAATGTCTGTATTCGCTTGTAATTTACAATTGACTTTATAATGCATGTCATTATACCTGTATCCTATATTCCCTATGTGACATcatttgaaaaatgttaataaCTTTTAACATTCTAGCAGCACTTGCATGTGGCATCAGTaattgtataatagaaaaagtaacacattttagcaaactaaactcaaaatttaCCTACATCATGCCATgtaaagttgtgaaaaattacATGATTGTTATGGTaactatataaatttatactaaaactattcattttgtaacttattttttattctttctttacgtATCCTgcagatgaagaaagaaaatagatgatagttgttatgtgtgaaaaaagtgaagcaattaaaaacatcaagaaaaattgatattttaaattttcaataaaattttgtgcaaaataaataatttaatgcgAAGTATTTGAAAAGTGAATATgtaaatagaaaaagtaagttattctattaaaatagacaaaaataatttgcaagggattgatatgaatgctctaatgcTAATAAACAAGAAAGCAATGCACAAGCCAATGATGGCCCTTTAGTTTGATCGGAGGATTCCTCCTTGCCTTCTCTCCATACTACAAAAGGGCTTactaagttaataaaaataaaaataaaaaataaaaaagcttttatccttaacaactaaaaaaattcaattgttcaATGTCAGTCCCTAGGTTTTTGGCATTGTTATCCAATGTTACCCCTATCATTATTTCATTAACCGAAAACCCTTAATTAGGATTTATTTGGgatctgtttattttgttgaaactgaaaactttttgctgaaagtacggtagataaaggtaaaagttagctgataTCATTATCTTACTAACCGAAAGCCCCTAATTaaggtctgtttgggatccatttattttattgaaactaaaaactttttactgaaagtactaataataaagttaaaagttagttgaaatagtacaataaaactcatgaatagtaccaaaaagtgtaatgaggaccataaatagtaacaagaataagttgaataataaaataagctgacCTTTTagtttttgccaaacacacacctAATGTTTTACAAATACAAATTACTTACACGTCATACTTAGAATTGATGTAAATTACAGCTTAATATTAGAATTGACCTATATGAGATGGGTGTATCCAAATTAATGTTTGGTAACACTAACCTCTTCTCTCAGGAGGTCTTATTTTAatccctcaaaaaaaagaaaaaaaaaaaaaaagaggtcttcttttacaattaaataaatgtgtattatttatatatttatttatttatcccccatctaaatattttaaagttGACAAAAAACCTTGTAACTTGGTGAAATTacttagtgtgcatttgggttTTGCGTCTAGGCATATGAACAGTAACTCTGCATTATTCATACATGTGGATTACAATGTGTAAGAGACATTGTACACTGTTCATGTACTATTCACGgaacccacaaccactttattcaaaaaaaatattaaaaatgggtctcacggtactatttacacatttaaaaattattttgctataatattttcagttttcagtaaaataagctgtatccaaacggactcttagtgtttgtttggatagGAATTATCCTGCGTCTACGTTTTGAGTTTTcacgtttccttttttttttagtcgtGATTTTTGACTTTTCCATCCGTGCACTATTTATGTATTGTTTATGCACTATTCACAGAATCCACAACTACTTTATTCagaatttaaaaagaatatattatcattttatttggcCTTATTATTTAAACTTATTTTGATTAATGTGTCAGGATatgtgtgaaaatattttggaccATTTTCAAAATAGAATAATAGATACAAAAATGTTGTATTTGTGTTAATAATATGTAGGTGAAATTATGCCAATCACTTCTAACGTTTTACAAAATGAAACTTCCCCAAACGTTTTATGAAATTACAATTACACCCTTAAgattttatgaatatcataaaTAAGtccattaatttttatatagatagtctcattaaatgaaatattttgttagAAAAGTGAGGATAAACTTATttgttacattttaaaattttcaagaggTTGGTGTAATTTATCTTAGTAGATGACTATGAAAACGGATCTGGATTCGATTTGCACCGTGCTACTGCTGTTTTgatgtgaggaaaaaaagaaaaagaaaaagaaaaagaaaaaaaagttaacaatgTGAAAAAGTAGAATggcaaaatattttataagttaaaattaagagtgaatttttcaaattttaatctTAGCTATTAAAAGCGCAATCTGATTTAGATATGAGGCAATAAAAATGTGTAATTACTGATTACAATTGAGGGAAAATAGTTAACAGAGTGAAATATGTGTGCGTGTGCGCGCACGCGTTCtcgggggtgggggggggggatttgAAGCCGTGGCTATCATAAGTGGCTTCACTAAATTAATTGCAACAAGgggtgtaaggttgaatttaatcaaccatgtgttggctttattccatgacaaatttgcttgtaatacagcacttagaaaccctgtatttaggtgggaatcatgtaagggtagtgtgtgagagaatgtgaagaaatgctcaagactgtgcagtgaagcagggactcgcggcttgatctcgcgggagGCTCACGGCTTGCAAGCCGTCAAAAGTTGCACAtgcgcagagcatgcaggggagctgaacagtcatgccacctggagcagtacaggacaaaaatccagactggccattaagttagctcgcggcttgaactcgcgactcattcaagtcgcgaggtcaagtcgccaacCAGccttgtttttggaaaaactgactcttcgcattccattctcataccagtataaatacccctcattcccacaagatatgtgtggctattcagaaagaaaaaccctaagagaggtttcttcaaaacacccacccaattagagagagctactcattcttagagagaaacctttgtagtctcttctcattccctctctcattgtcatacctattgagaggagatttctatccaaacactacccacaccaatttagagtgttgagtgttttttggagttttgggaagcattggaagatgccaaggatggcggatgctacggtctagtagcggaatccggtaagctataaaagaaaaaggttcggcgcaacctcgttggagcaagaagcttggagggcttaggtgcactgggtagattaggcttggagggtctattgctgtccatgtatcccaactgtattttctagtagattgtttaccgcttggagggcggcggagaggttttacgccgagggcttcagtttcctcttcgataacacatcgtgtgttgtccttgtgtttgcatctctcttccctttatctttgccttttattttctgctgtgaatgtgtttttattttgttatggcttagatagtttttaaccaattccatattatagcatatgttaagtttccgcacactagttgtttgacatattgcttgaattggttaagttgtatattgggggtctaaacgttcaagggtgtttatacacgtttttgaactttcaattggtatcagagctggtacacttgttgtggtttaaatacctaagtgtgatccttgacccccttgtgtttatttgccatggattgtgctttgtatgactctttgcatgatttggttggtaatgaatgtaacatgccacgtgtttgtgaaaatacctctatgagtgttaatcctcataagtgtgatgacatgttatttgaatctatgggtgttgttgacaaactcttgaagaaaaatgctaagaagtttcaaaagaatttgagcaagttattttgtgaaaatgatgatttgattgctaagctcaatgaatccaacaaattggttgagaaatataaaaaacttgttgaaatttctcttgaaaagctgaaagagtttgaatgtttgaatatggacttggatgctaaacttgttttgtctaacaaacttgttgatgatcttaaatgtgaaaatgaatctcttaagatgcatgccaagtgtttgattgctgaacccattaataaaatggatgataatatttgttgcaatcatgttgtggtacccgattttgtgcctagtgtgtgttctaccttaaaggacaaatcggtgtacattcctccacataaaagaaatcaaaaggtggagagaaaggctgttaagtcaaagcctccgtttaggtctcaacctaaggttttgaatggatctaagtttgttccaacttgccaccattgcggtgtgatcggtcatataagacctcaatgctccaagttgaaaagggaacaaaacaatGTCGTTAGATCTTTTCCTAAAaagcctagtagacctaaacgcattgtttgtcaccattgtggtgcctttggtcatcaagacctcaatgctctaagtttcatgcttttaaaagaattaaaagaaaagagaaacttgagcttcatggaaattgtgctaaaaagagtaaaccggttttgagtgaaaatagcatgttgttaaagaaaatgtttaatgctcttaactccttgactatgtgcatctccggttctcattcttccaatcCTCGTCtcgcttctcttgagacactcattccaaacaatcgttccgtttggatgaggaagggttcatATGGTTGAGCTTGTACTCTtgttggtccttgatctaattctttcgatctttgtaggacccttcttGCATTAAATATCATAtcatcatgcattttgtgcatcttacatttatttgtatgcattgttttgttcttgatcttacttttatgtttctgttttgtgtgagtaaaaaatccaaaaccacataaaaagtgaaaaattcaaaaagtttgatcgtatatgtttgagcacatatcacatgtgagtttggccttgtacctttgtacaaatggctttgtgcatttacgagcttagcttgttatttttgcacttatatctttgtgggaaaaatcttgacatctttgtgtgattgttgtaaatcgatcttcaagcttgtcatgaatgattagtcaatagtcatgttggttttgatacatgcgtagacttgtgcttatatctcttcccacttttttatttttattgcttaaagagctcaataaatgtaaatctcaaaatgaaaagagataatgagctgcaaaagccgtcgcatatactagtattcgactaggaaaaagggaaagcgacttatatgaaaatgtatgatgcctaaaaagccaaaagcttgttcatcaaattgaaatatcataaatttcaggcatcaatctcaaaatgagatgttttgattcaaaatgatcaaatgttatgaattgtaaagaagccaaatgaaaagcttcaatcttatgtaatcattttcttgtgggaggtcatatatgttcatttctataattgagatagaccacttgacttagtactagttgtgtatgacttgattgaattgatcattgaagcttcactctagactaaggactattccacatttgatacacacacacaacacacatgcctaatgttcaatgaatgtcttattcatttgttagattgtacttgtctaaatgtgatgtgtgtgtgctcaatcttatatggattaatccaaaaatatttttgatcattttatatgtttttggaagtgatttttatcactttttgtgtttatgtttagtgcttactttgtttttcaatgtttaaacatgttctggtttgaaaaacaagtgtcagattttttggccactcattttggctacttgcgtgagctgccagcaagctgccagttttggctactcggtttggcggcttgcaagccgcgagtctaAGCCGCGAGTTTCATACAGAGAGGTTTCGCGGCTCACTCGCGACTTGGctcgcgactcgccagtcgcgagtcgcccagaatcagctttttaaagagctttttcgtgggaaacttgttttaaacctctcccatcctctctaaaacccctctttcaatatttttacatcaaaacccaaccaatttgaatggtttttcaatccattaacatctctaaggtaattataaactcttttcattgattttgatccttagattatgttttggagagttttgtgctcttggttgggattttcatcataggggttgggaaaacttatttttttgtcaattttcttcatgggattggtttcttttgttgatatgcattggatgttggccccttgtggcagaaagaacatgtattaagggtggatttcatgatgttcatgcattgtttcacattattgttcatagtgtgcatgctaggtgtttgataaaatgcctcttagacattttctcgcttgtttggactccgatgagtaccaaactttggggtttctcatgtttcctcattaggaacatgtttggttcattggttgtgtattttacacaccttgccccacatgtgcatttttcatgcattggtcatgcattgcacttagccacctcttgcacacacctttgctacccttgtcatgcattggtctataccttgcttcttcatcctagcatgtcatgtctgtcttatgctttgtagcattttactttgtcatgggtttgagcttcattttctcattcatcttgcacccctcatgcatcattagcattgttcataccttcatctcttgccctcgtttcttcttgaccctttgtctattcctgacaaaaagggggagagtatactctagagaatgtttcggagtattttgtcatttctatatgactcttgtgcacatccttagggggagaaattctatttctcatgcacatttgtagggggagagatattccatagggg of Quercus lobata isolate SW786 chromosome 8, ValleyOak3.0 Primary Assembly, whole genome shotgun sequence contains these proteins:
- the LOC115956742 gene encoding cysteine-rich receptor-like protein kinase 10 produces the protein MVQFHIVPKVFQLHMLFVFLALLWDLAYADPPYPNCSNNGNYTVTSSFQNNLNNILHSLSSNASISKFYNTSTGNGTDRVYGLYMCLDYITNESCHDCITTASHDMLKLCPSTTEAVVWEEYCQLRYSNKSFFGILDVTGNIPLDNKKNNSQPEEFKSIVNVTLNTLAYQAAFNLSANMYDTGEAAFQEKTIYALVQCTRDLSANDCNLCLQSATADILRIYYYSVGARLLSRSCFLRYELYSFYGGTPNSPGSSQVGGGQMKLWMIVVVTVVSACLVMVLLGSYVYYRMTNKNGKKKILEHGIIQNIGSSSNSDIHHLHFQGRYESKSQEFPYFNLASLQAATNNFGDSNKLGQGGFGPVYKGILSDGKEVAIKRLSCYSEQGSEEFTNEVLLIMKLQHKNLVRLLGFCIDGEEKLLVYEFMPNSSLDVILFDPRNRAKLNWSIRLNIITGIARGILYLHEDSRLRIIHRDLKASNVLLDYEMNPKISDFGMARIFAENEGATNTTTIVGTYGYMAPEYAMGGIYSIKSDVFSFGVLLLEIISGKGNAGFHQSKRASSLLAYAWKLWNEGKALELMDPLLIDSFNRDEFLRYVQIGLLCVQEDASDRPTMSGVVLMLKSETVSLSPPERPAFSMGRFTDNNDTDPDCLSVSGLSISSIRPR